The DNA segment TTTTGGTAATTGGATTCCTTTTTGCTAAAAAGTTACACTTAAAAGAAAGCTAATTATATACTAGCTAGCATCAAGAATATTCTGAATTTAGCTAATGATCTGGTTCTATATGTGCATGCATGCCAAGATAATCATTTAGATTCTGCTCAGAGAGTTCAGTGATCAGTTCCAGTCGGAAGAGAAGCGTTCTTTTATTATATATCATCTTATGGAAGTTGAAAATTACAGGTGGTCAATAATAGCAGCTCAGTTGCCAGGCAGGACTGATAATGATATCAAGAACTATTGGAACACAAAGCTTAAGAAGAAGCTGATGGGAATGATGATTTATCCTTCTGAAGCAAAATTACCCCACCAATTACCTGCaagtttttcttctcttcttcatcAAGCTTCATCATCATTACCATCATCACCATCTACTGtaatatcatcatcatcatcttcatATACCCTAGCTAGGTCTGTAGCTGAACCTATTCCATTTTCAAATCCTTTGAGCAgtagtaataataataacttcTTCACTACTACTGCATCTATCCTCCCACCCCAAGACAGCAGCTTTCTGGCTGCTATGCAAATTTATCAAATGAAAGATAGCTGCAGCTCTTCTGATGGGAGTTGCAACAACCAGATCAGCTATGGCAAAGAATTAGAGTATGAATATGGTggggctggtggtggtggtgctgcaagTACAACTGAACAAATGGGTTTACAAAATTATTTCTACAATGGGGTTGAAGACGGCCCGAAATTACTAGGTGTTGGTGGTGGGTGGGGTGAGAAGCAAAATGTGTTATGGGGAGTCAATCCAATAATAGACTATGGTCTAGAAGAGATTAAGCAGCTTATTAGCACTAGGAATTGTAGCAACAACTTTTTGTTTGAAGAAAGCAAGACAGCAGAGGAAAGGGTCATGTACTATTGATGCTGACTGTGAGTAAAATCACAAAGATTTGAAGGGttgtaaaagaaaaagaagggaTTGGGGTTTGaaatcaaacttgaaaattttcagatttgctgGGGATAGGATGGGATTGAGTGTTTTCCTATGGAGAACACTTTTTTGACAGTACATGTGAAAAGATTTCCTTTGAGCATTTCTTTTTGGGAATTGATTTGTCTGTAAGTTACTACTTAGTACAGTTAACTGCAAGCA comes from the Hevea brasiliensis isolate MT/VB/25A 57/8 chromosome 5, ASM3005281v1, whole genome shotgun sequence genome and includes:
- the LOC110656566 gene encoding transcription factor RAX2, whose translation is MGRAPCCDKANVKKGPWSPEEDAKLKDYIAKHGTGGNWIALPLKAGLKRCGKSCRLRWLNYLRPNIKHGDFSDDEDRIICSLYANIGSRWSIIAAQLPGRTDNDIKNYWNTKLKKKLMGMMIYPSEAKLPHQLPASFSSLLHQASSSLPSSPSTVISSSSSSYTLARSVAEPIPFSNPLSSSNNNNFFTTTASILPPQDSSFLAAMQIYQMKDSCSSSDGSCNNQISYGKELEYEYGGAGGGGAASTTEQMGLQNYFYNGVEDGPKLLGVGGGWGEKQNVLWGVNPIIDYGLEEIKQLISTRNCSNNFLFEESKTAEERVMYY